The DNA sequence GGCATTCAATTCGCAGGATTTCGCCAATCGCTGGTTCCGATCTATCCCCGGAGAAGGAGGCCTGCTCTCGTTGGGAACGTATCTGACATTCTGGGGATGGGCGTACCTAGTCGTGACGACTTGTTTGgctatcatgaagaaggaagacaagaccCATGATCGGGACAGTATTTCGGATGTGTATAAGAGCATGTGGAGCGTGCTCAAACTCAAGAACGTTCAAACGATCATCTTGGTGCACCTGATCGCCAAGATCGGATTCCAGGCCAACGACGGCGTAACCAGTTTGAAGTTGTTGGATAAGGGTTTTGGCCAAGACAACATGGCATTGGTCGTGCTGATTGACTTTCCGTTCGAGATTGGCTTGGGCTACTATGCTGGCAAATGGTCGACCGAGTACACTCCCATGCGCCTGTGGTGTTGGGCCTTCATGGGACGACTGGCAGCGGCTGTTCTGGCACAGTTGACCGTTATGATTTATCCGTCGGGTTCGGAGGTCCCGTTCTGGTATATGCTGACGGTGATTGGGGAGCATGTGCTGTCGACTTTCATGAACACGGTCATGTTCGTCGCTGTGTCTGCGTTCCATGCACGCATCTCCGATCCAGCGATTGGAGGAACCTACATGACGCTACTGGCAACGTGAGTTTTGacatttccctttcctggCCCCTTTGCACGACATTAAACTGGTGTAACTGTAAACTGACTCGCGCAGTGTCTCCAACCTGGGCGGCACATTCCCACGCTACTTCATCCTGAAGCTTGTAGATATGTTTACCGAGGCGACGTGCATCCCTCCTAGCGTGCCTCCTGCGGCGGACCAGTTGAAGGGTGAATTGGTCACTGCACCTTTCTCCTGCGCGCTGGAACCGGATAAGAACCGTTGCACAAATGGCGGCGGCTCCTGTCAAACCATCCATGATGGGTATTACACGACGAACATTTTATGTGTGCTGATTGGCACCGTCACCTTTTTCATGTTTATCCGACCGGCGGTGCTGAAGCTGCAGGGACTTCCCCTGCGGGCGTGGCGGTTATCCCCGAACAGCAGGCAGTAGACGGTCAACATAGAGAAAAGCGATAAACGGGTCCGGGGTTTACTATAGATGGACACGGGCTGTATTCTTTGCCCAATACTTGCACGTTCGATGTATTAATAGAATTGTTCAAATTCAGACCATTGTGGACCAAGATCCCTGCAGACTAAGAAATGAGGGTTGCATCGAAGTATCCTCACTTGTCCACAACTAATCGTTCATCACATCCCCGAGCCAATGGCCGGCCGGGTGGGAAGTGCCCCGGGGTTTTGTCATTTGCCGTGTTTCGGGTGCCCGCATTAGTGAGTTCGGGTTCCTGGCAATCCAGAACTCAACTTCGAGTCAGGTGgatcaaaaaaagaaaagaaaagagcacTTCATTCCCACCTATAAATAAGTTGAAACCCATGGTCACATCGTTCTAGATCTTCAATTCCACCCAACCCCCTCCAAGAGTCAACCCCCCTAAACAAAACTACCAAAAATGCACCTCCCaaccctcaccctcctcgcAAACCTAGTAACCCTaggaacagcaacaacagccgaCACCCTGAGACCCAGAAACGTAACTTCCCCAGTCCCAACCCTCTCAATCTCAAAATACCATTGAATTAACTAACATAACCCCAAcgggaaaaacaaaaaataaagtGGgacctccgcctcctcaaACCCGGCTGCGAAACCAGCGGCTCCAACTTCGCCATTAGCGTGTATCATGCACAGGGCGTATCGGAACGATCCTGTGTGGATTTGACGACCGTCCGGGGTCTGAATCTGAGTATTGTGGATACGGTCTCGTGGAAGAGTCCCTCTGAACCGCAGTTCGAtctttgtatgtatgcaGGTGGGGATTGTGATTCTGGGGAGGTGGTGGGAGAGATTCGAGATGGGTGGGGGGTTTGTGTTAAGTATgaggggtggagggggtggagggcTGTTGCGAAGGGGGAGGAGTGTGAttgatcttttcttcttcttcttttcttttgttgtcTACTTGATCTTGGGGAGCTCGGAGGGGGTAATGTGTTGATGAGTGTTGCTATGTGGTATTCATATAAGATTAATTGAATCTAGAGGTGGGATATTGCCTGTACTTACATACAATGAGAGAAGCATGGATAATAGAGAATAACCTCAAGTTGATAATCTGAACGGAGTTCTAAATACTCCCATACAGCCTCTCTGCAGGGAAAACAAGTTCGTGGTCAAATTTGTACCATATTAAAAACGAGAAGAGCGATATTCTGGCTGGAAGGCCTTGTGCCTTTATACATCACGCTTACCCCATAGTGACTTAGGGCTGTGAATAGGACCTTTTCATGCGCCTCGATGCCGAGATGAATATTCGCGTGGTGAATCAGTTGACGGGGGAATGCCCATATGTAAAGTTTCTTTTAAATATTATCTTCACTATCTAGTATCCCTCTCTAGGTATATCTGCACTCTCGTGGTATGGGCCGTCTTCAAAAATCAAGCTTAATATTCGCTGTCGAGTTCACTAAATCGCTACTCTGCCAGAGCTAGCTCATTTTGATGATCTCCACGAAGCACATCACTATGACCTTCAGTGCGTCCTATTTAGAATCACGTCACCTGTTTCTATCACCAACGCTAGCCTTAGGCCTACCCATCTCGGAACTGATGCATGGTATATAGTTCAGCCTTAGAAGCCACAGTATACGCGTTATCGTTCTAGATACTGGTACTAGAATTAGGAGGCTCTTGCTTTTTAACTATGCTATGGATGATACCAGGCCTTTTGCTCTAGAAGGCTGGACAAGAGGACCATATAATTTATGCAATAGATAGTCATTTGCCAAGAGTCTTTACTTCATATCGTAATGGGATGCCAATAATATTGCAATCCTAAGGACCTTCCTCTGCCAGCGCGCGCATTTATATGATGTTCATACCAAAATCTAGATTCTATACGCTGAAATACATCAGATAAAGATACAAAATAGCATACACATAAAACGTAGTATCATATCAGGCGTTGCCAAACCCACTCAATAAACCCATCACTTTgtcccctccaccaactccttcACAGCAGTATCCAACAAAAACCGGGCATACCCACGATGCAACCTCCCAACCCACTTCGGGATAGTCTTCTGCTGTAAAAGACCTCCCTCCTCGGGTACGATCTCATACGTGTGCGCCGAAGCGAAACGCACCTCCACAAACGGGCCTAGGCCCTCCTCATCCCCTTCACCGTCAAACGGCCCCTCGACACTCATCTCATGCCGTCCACCCGTCATTAAGCGCCATGGATACCCCCAACGAGCAATCATCTCAAAGAACCGCCTTGGCCCATCTGGGATCTCCCATTTCACTAACAAAGGCTCGTCACGCACCGGCTGTCGAATAACAGTCATGGCCCCATTTAGAAGCTCACGCGGAGCCCCCGTTTCTGGATCAGGGCTGAATCCTGCTGGGGTGGTTCCCAGATCGCCTGGGTTGAATTTGCCCTTGCTGAAGAGTCCGATCACTTTGGCTTCTAGGCGAAGTATGCTGCAGTTCAGTAACGATTGTGCCCAGGCGATGTTCAGGTCTTGTTTCGTGGGTTTTTCTGTGGGGTTGTTGGTCCGTGCTTGAAGGTCGCGGAGACGGATCCGGGCGGCGTAGATGTCTATGTGGGGGACATGTTGAGTTGTTGAGTTGGCTGGTGTACGGAGAAGCTCGGTGCTGGTTCTGTCTGGAGCAATAGGGGGATATCGTGCTTCCAGTGAGTTTAGCCAGACATGCGTGCCGTAGCCCACTAGTAAGGAGGGTGTCGCTAGtgtgaagagaaggcggGTTGGGGATCGTCCCGCCATTTTGATCGGATCGCAAGGACGTTACGGGCAGAGAGAGGCTGGGCCTACGATTGTTTATATGCTTCACGCGACGAGGCTGGCAGGTCTGGGGCGCAGCTTTATTTATCTCAGCTCTCCACCGTAGTATAAATGTGCTGTGTACAAGACGATCACCGGGTCATCCCGACCCGTCATGGGGCCAGGGCGTCACCTGATGCTTATCAACCCTCTCATACGCTCTTCAAGTCAAATGTCAGGCTGTAAGCGGCGGCATATTAGAGCTTTTACGTAGCGGCCGGAGGGACTAATTCTCGTCCTTGGTTATGTGTGGCTGGAAACGGCCAGTTTTGTTACCCCGACTGCACGGCGTCTCCACTATGTATAGCACCCAAGAGGCTAAATTCTGGCGGCTCCACAATCCCTTCAGCCATGTTTCTGACTGTCACTCGTAGTCAAAACAAAGGAACTTACTACTTGTATCTTGAGACATTCTGATTTGTATCGGAAATACTTCGGCTCATTTGATAAGAATTTTCCAGTAAGCTCCGGACACTTAGGGAGACATTCAGGACCTAAGTGGTTGCGTTTGACTATTATCTACACGGTAGTCGGAAATCGCGCAAAGTGATAATGATCATCGGGGAGGACTAAAAGACCTGGGCCAAATGACTAAAGCCCAGAACCCCCCCAACTCTAGCGCCAGGTGGATACGCTTTACGAGCAAACCAATAGTAATGTGAGATACAGGACGATGACTCGACTATCCTTGGCGAAACTGGTGCTTTTATTGAGGGCAAATTGGTGTCAAAAGAGACTGTTAACGGTTAGTAATTGAGGCAGTGCAATATAGACTGCCCTGTAGCACCCAAGTCCCAATCAGTCGCCCGGAAATCGAGAGCTGGTCGTTGTTGGATTAAGGTCGCTCCATTATAAACACAACCACGATGGCCAGGCTTGATTTACCATGAATCCCGAAGACGAAAGCGATAGTATCCCACTCGTGCCCTACCATATATTCCGCAGCTTGCTCTTTTTTAGCAACTAACACCGGTACCACTGGCATGGTGCAAAACATCTGAATAACGACTTGAATGCGACATGGGCCCATCTGGTGATCATGATGTGTCCTCTTACCATGAGCATTACCTGTTACTCCTAGCAAATTATGAATGTGAATATCATTGACCTCTGCTTAGTGAACATGTGCCGCGTTTCCGATCATGCGAATCTCGCCGAATGCCTTGTAGCTGGCGTATATTCCATCAAGGTTGTTGTCGGAGCCTTTCTACCATCCTGGTATTGGGATTGGCGATTCTGTGTAAGCAGACACAGATCAGCCAGTTCATTCCACATGTATTGGAGCTGAACACTTTCATACCTTGTACGCTATACTCTCACGTGGGTCTTTCGCCTTTAATGAAGAGCGAGTCCAACTGCCAACTACTTGCAACATGCTACATTGCGGCGGGTCTAACAGCTTCCATGCCTGTTGCAGATAAGCTTCACAGGAAGCTCATGGACGTAATCCAAGTAAACGGCGCCAGGCGTTTTAATATCAGACAAACACATAAGACCCAAGGCAAGGAGTCCCCTAGCCCTTTCCTCGCCGGTCACTTAGCAGGCCCCCCGGCCTGACATCATGCTTACCCTGACAGTCCACCGTTCCCAGGCATGCTACTCAGCTGCCTGAGCCACGAGGCCCCTAGCAGCTGCCTTCTTTTGCAGGCATCTTAGTGAACAGATATTTTTAGTGTCCAACAATACTAATAACGGGGGGCCAGATAGTCGAGCGGTAAGCTAAGGGCCTCGCTGAGTCCGGCCCCCCAAGTCCAAGGCTCGAGAAGATCAGCGGGTTCGAACCTGCGTCTCGCCCCTTGGACTCCACTAGTAAAACCCCCCTCGGGGTTTTCGTAACCCTCTCTAAGACGCCGGTGCTTAAAGCATGCTCGGCGCCGGGGACGGAGGGTGAGCTTTTTGCCAATCTGatttttgatctttttgtGTCCTgttatttaatttttctctttcttttgacctcaatttcattctttctgaCTTCCATCGTCTTGTttgtgaggaagaggtggtTGGAGGTACCTTGTGTCTGAGGCACGGTACAACGGAAGAGCCCAGCACATTAAATTCTCCCACGTCACGACTAATACAGATCCACTGCTCTGAGATAGTGCAAAATGTTTCTCTGATTCATATCAAAATTACTCTGAAAATATCTACCACTCTTCGAACGCGTTGACACCTCAGGCTACGCTTTCAGGTCACGAGATGAGGGTTGCCCGCGATGAGCTCATGAGATCATGTAGTCAGACTTGAATATTATTAGTGTCATATGCTTTGTGCGTGGATCTCAAACTCATAGCATTCCACTTGAGTGAGCACAGCTTCTACGACGTTCTATACTTGACGCTATTATTAGATATTGCGGCTACATCGTCATGCTTCTCCAGTCTATTACACGATACAAATGAGGACTACACCCGTTCCTTAGACCTGGCATTCTGATGATACATCTCCGCTTTATTGAACGCTATTACCTTATACCTAGAAGAACTAATAACAGGAACACTTCTGAGATGCAACATGATAATCACGGTTGCTGCACCTAGCTCACAGAAATAGCCACCAACACGCGCCGCGCATCTCACGAGCAAAACAGTGACTAGGATAAACTAGGCAAGCTAAACGAGCACTCACAAATGTATTCATTTATCATCCTTTCCACAGCTCGGCTATTTCATTGATATTTTATCGGATCTATACTGAGGGGTTTAGTGATGTTCGTGAACTTTGTGTTGCTCGGCCTGCGCGTTGATTGACTGGAACGTTGGAACCATGATGTTCACCATAGCTCAAGATCCTTGGCCTCGGCTTTTCATACCTATACGCGAGATAATACCTTGAAGAATATGTCTGGCCTCTGCAGAACGGTGCAAGTAAAGGCTATCACGATGTCTTGGCCCACGGTTAATGCGCTTGGCCGTATGATACAATTCTTGGCCGATTGTTGCAATCAAGTGCGGGATGTCTATCAGAGCTGTTATCGAGAACATATAAAATGGAAGGCAGATGTTCGTGGACCTACTGGTCAAAttcgaagatattgaagttaATATCAGTATATCTGACTAGTGCATTGGGCTTATAACTGATCTGTCATTTTTCTCGCGGTTGGTCAATACAATGGGGAAGGGCTTCTTCAGTCACGAGTTTGAAACTGAGAGTTCCGACGAGTTCCAAGGAACGCGGAACCATATCTTTGATGATTCGGATGCCGCCGAATATTGGGCCAATGTGTATGAGAAAGCTCAATATGAGGGTCGTCATCGCTTTGATCCTTCCTTCACTTGGACTcctgaggaggagaagaaattaGTCCGAAAGGTTGGCCTCCTTCTGCCCCTGTTCTCTTACTGAAGGGTGTTCGTCTCTTGTGGCAcatttttaaaataaaataggTGGATCTGCGGATTATGTTCTGGGCGTGGTTAATGTTCTGCTCGCTGGATCTGAACCGGAGAAATATCAACAGAGCAATCACAGATGACATGGTGAGTAAAAATGTACTTCGAGCTTGGTAGTTTGCTAGCTAATCATTACTAGCTCCCTGAATTAGGCATGAACACGAACGACTTCAACTACGGACAAACTGTATGCCTGCTTTTATCAAGAGGTGTCGATAGTGGCTGACAACGGCAGATCTTCCTAGTAACATTTCTCGCAGCAGAGCTCCCAAGCGGCCTGATCAGTAAGAAGGTTGGGCCAGATAGATGGATTCCATTCATCATTGTATGCTGGTCATCCATCAGTGCTGCACAGGTCGCCCTTTCAAACAGGGCAGGCTACTTTGCCTGTCGAGCCCTTCTCGGGCTTCTGATGGGTGGTTTCATACCGTACGCCTGTGAATGGAATCCGCTGAGTATTTATACTAACTTTTTATAGTGATATAGTGCTCTGGCTATCTTACTTTTATGTGAGTACCTAGCTCGTCTTAATACTATATTGGTACTAACATGAAATAGAAAGGACGAGAGCTGCCAATCCGTCTCAGCTGGTTTTGGACAGCGATCAGGTAAGCCACGGCTCCACATATTGAACATAACCATGATAACCCCGAGTAGTACTTGCAATATTGTTGGCTCCCTCCTTGCCGCGGGCATCTTGCAGATGCGTGGACTCCGAGGATGGAGTGGATGGCAATGGCTGTAAATACACCTCACCACTTTTCTATAGTTAGACTAACATCCGTCACAGCTTCCTCATCGAAGGTCTAGTCACGGCTATTATTGGAGTCTTATCCTGGGGCCTTATGCCCCCAGGCCCCTGTCAAACAAAGAGCTGGTTTCGAGGCAAAGACGGCTGGTTTAGTGAGCGTGAAGAACTCATCCTCGTCAACCGGCTTCTGCGCGACGACCCGTCCAAAGGCGACATGAACAACAGGTCCGTCTCCTAAACTTCATTCAATAATCACCCTATCTCTAACTCTGAAACCAAAAACAGACAAGCCGTTGGCCCAGTCGCACTCATTAAATGCCTCAAAGACTTCGACCTCTGGCCCCTAtacctcctcggcctcctcaTCTATATCCCACCGCAACCTCACGCAAACTATCTGTCGTACATCCTCCGTCGACTAGGATTCTCCACCTTCCACGCTAACCTCCTCGCCATCCCCTCCCAGTTCATGTTCGCTGTaaacctcctcatcatcacccgcATCTCAGACAAACTCAACGAGCGCTCCATCGTCgcctccacctccaacatCTGGATACTTCCCTGCTTGATCGCCCTCGTCGCCCTCCCCGAATCAGCCAGTACCTGGACTCGCTACGCAATCAGCACAGTCCTTCTCAGTTACCCATACTGTCATGCGATTCTCGTCGGCTGGAATGCCCGTATCAGCAATACCGTCCGCACACGCGCCGTCGGCGCCGCGCTGTACAATATGTGCGTGCAGGCGGGCAATATCATCGGGAGTAATATCTTCCGGGAAGATGATAGTCCGCTGTATCGACGGGGGAATAAGATACTTCTAGCTATTTGCTCGTTCAATGTCGTCTTGTTTTATGCGGTCAAGGCATATTACGTTTGGAGGAATAAGacgagggagaggaagtgggAGTCCatgtcggaggaggaaagaagtgaCTATTTACTTACGACGACGGACGAGGGGGTTAAGAGGTTGGATTTTCGGTTTGTTCATTAAGTGTTGTTACTGTGTTCAACCCAGAGTATTAAATAGGTAGGGTAGGTAGTGAAAGTAGTATTGAAAAATGGAGTGATGTTGTACTGGGATAGATCTGATCAGATCTGATCGAATGCCCCGATAAGATAAGGCTGCCCCTCCACCATTAGTAACTCCATTTTCTGTTCTCCAATTTTTCCTTTGCGATACATCACTCTACAACACCATAACATACTCACCCATCCAACACTCTCTACGATAACTACACCCATCTAGCTCCCTCTAGAACTCTACAACTCTGCACCCCCGCCCCAAACCAGAACAATGACCTCCCCCCAAgaccccaccaccaacaacagcCTAGACGACATCTTCGGATCCTCCCCACCCCACGGCAACACCTTAATCCACAGAGAaacaaccaccacatccCACCCCGAACCCTCCGAACTGCCCTCCCTGCGCCGCCAACACGTAACAGCAGGCTATCGTGACGGCGTCTCCGCCTCGAAAACCGAACACGTGCAATCCGGCTTCGACGCGGGCTTCCCCGTCGGCGCCCAACTGGGCATGCGAGCGGGGACAATTCTAGGTATTCTCGAGGGCGTGATCCGCGGGTATGAATCTCGGGCCTCGTCGGCGGTGATCAAGAAGCCTGGTGCTATGCgcggaggaggtggtggtgcatcgtcatcttcaacgGAGAGTGAGGAGgcggcgaagaggaggatggagaagagggagaaggttCTTAAGCTCTATCAGGCTGCTATTGAGGAATTGGATGTACGGAAGGTGTTCGCTGGCTTAGATGGTACATCTGAGGAATTGAAACCGGAGGAACAACTCCGGGGGCTTGGGGACAAGGCTATTTCCACttgggaggagaaggtgaaagTCGCGCATTGGGAGGAGACTATGGATGCGCTTGAGATGAAGGACACCACCAcgtcctccaccaccgcGCCGACAAAGTCACAAGAGGAGGGACAGGAGCagaaacaggaacaggagcaAAGTTGAGCCCGATGCACGGGCTTCCAGACTTACAGAACATACAATTACCCTCTTGCATCTCCTTCTATTCCATTTTCTCCGGCCGATGCCAGGATCCCTATTTCTTGGCAGATTTGTCTCACCTGCCGAGTCCTTCTGGGCCTCCTCCCCTTGCGGGTGGGAAGGGGAATTTCGAATTCACTTCCCCTGGCCCGGTCCGCGGATGGGTTCGCTCCCCGTTTCGTTCCCCTGCATGGTCTTTTGTTCCTGCGCCTGCGCGTGCTGGACGTCGGTTTCAGGGCCTTGCGGTGGAGAGCTGAGGCTGCTGCAAGGATTCGGGATTCCCGCTGCGGATGCTGGGCCGGGTTCCTGAATAACTACTTGGTTTAGGTGCATATGCATCCCGTtgtgggtgtggtggtgATCGTGCGATCGTGGTGGTTTGAGTGGTAtatggtgttttggggggTGATTTGTATAAGCTAGGGGATTGTCGGTGTGGGCTTATGGGGGGTCATTTGCGAAGACCTGTGTTAgaatttattttctatttaaTTTTCTTATCTTCTCTTAAATGATTCATGTCAGGGTCGGGGTGAATTGGATGTGAGCGACGCAATGAGTGATTGTACCACACCTTGTGTACAAATTATGACTATGGGTCAAAGAGAGATAGAACCGACTATGAATTACCACAGCAGAAGAAACACATCATTGGTAGTAAATTAAATGATCAAGTGACTGTTTATTCTACGCGACCGTACACTTGAATAGTAGGATAAGACTACAGGCCGatgaatgatatccttccACATCAGCTACCTATACAAGCATTCTCGCCCTAATTTGGTGTCTATAAGAAGACTTGCCTATACGGAGACATGATagagaagcaaagcaaaagtACGTGAACATCTCTCATACGTAAACACGCGATTATCCAACCCATACAATTGACAATGTTTATTTGCAAGATCAACAATAACCTCAACTAACGCCAATGTAACATCGCAAGCATGATGAACGTAACGTAGCAAGAGCACACGACAAGATACCGAATTCTTCATTACACGGTCATAAGCATATTCTGATCATGTTTCAGTTCAGATCCCGAAACATGATTCTTTTCCACAGTCAGAAGGACTTCATTCCCAAGTATAGAGCATTCATGCTCCACGAAGGCCGTTACCCCAGCAAAGCCGAAGGGACACGGTTGAGCAAAAGGGAGCGACGATTATAGACTTCAGTCAGCCACTAGACCAAGGTAGCAGGGAATGCGAATTGGCCCGAGCCCTTGGTTCTAGACTCCAGAGCCGGTTATGATCGGTGCTAAGGGATATAGGGTTGACTGGAAATGCTATCGGGTGCGCCACACGCAAGGGGGGATCAAAACAGAGGAGCTTGTaggaggggggaaaaagTACGAGTTTTTACCCCACATTGTAGATCATGATCTACGCTTAGGCATTGCTTTACTTGAAGCAATTGCAGAATGCATGGATAGCTCATGGTAAGTAGATTGGGTATGAAGGCTCGCGCCTTATCCTAGACTTTCATCTAGCTGTTTTATAATTGTGATTTTGATATGAAAAGGAACAGTGTTGATTAGCGGGTTGTAAAGAGTGACAGCCATCATCAACGTTTGACAATAAGAAATTATCAGAGAGCGTGCGCAGTGTGATAGAAAGAGTGATTGGAAAActcgagaaggaaagatcACGGAGTGAGAGACTCAAGCAAGGAAATTATAGAGAGGAGCCAAAGCTCAAGAGCGGGAACAATCCAGATCCCATAGCCTCATCATCGTACTACATTAAATCATTCGTAGCAGCTATAGCATTAGCGGAATATAGCTGCTGTCTCATGCTCAACGTGTCGAGCTCATAAATCATCGAAACGCACCATGGCACATTGCGACCGGGCGTTCTTCGTCACCGACTCCCATCCATTGGGATCCGTAAGGCAGCTTCATAAGACATTATTTAGAAAACAGAACAAGCGAAGTTATCGTCATCGTCGGTAGGTTGAACGCGAAAGCATTTCCGTATACGCCAACGCCATCCAGACTTTTTCCCACCATTTTCAAGCACAGGAAATCAGTATCGATATAAAAAGCAGTTACATGGCCTTGCGTGGTCTAGGTGGTGGCATATCCCCGTGGCAGCCAAGCACGCGCAGGGACTCCCAAACACGTTTGTAAAGAGGTTGTCGTAAAGGTGTCAAACTCTGAAGGGCTTTGTCCGATCGGTCTTCGCGGCACAGGGTACGAATTTTACCTCCTTCGCTTGATAGGGACGACTGGGGCGAATTGGAATGTGGCTTACGCCTCGATTTGGCCTGCATCGCGGCTGCTGTCGATCGATCGATGTCAAAGTTTGGTCGCTCATCCTTGCTGTTGCGGCGGGATCGGGGAGTCCGTGGAGGCACGAGCGATGTGGTCGATGGGGCCACGATACGCACCGTTTGGTGTGCCGATTGGAACTTATCGGGGGCGAAACGCGATTTCCCAATTGACCGCATCGGGGCTGGGTGACGCTCTTCTGGGGGCTTGTCAGGCGTTGTAGGGAATTTTTCTAAGGCCTGAGGGCTGTTGCTGGAGTTTTGTAACTTGGGAGCCGACTTGGCCATCCTTAGATGCACCCGACTGCGGACCTTTTTCAATGTATCCATGGGCTTCCTTGACCGCGACTTTGGATCCGTGTCTTCGGTGTCTGAGTCTGATTCCCATACTGATTGCTCACATACCACCTCGGATGTTGATGTCGACGGCCTATCGCGGCCAAATGGGGGAGGCTTTTCCATGGAAGGCGAATTAGAACCAGGACTGGGAACGGGACTTGGACAGTCATTGGCGGGGATGAACATGGCTTCATCAAATCGAGTTGTGTGAGGCTCCATCGTAACGGGATTGATACGGCAAGGAGGAGAGATCATAGATGCCTCTATGGGAGGCTTCCCAACGACTATCTGTGCTCTTCTGTTTGCCAAAGTGTTCGCGTTGCGCGCAACAGCGGGCAGAGAGGGTAGAGGCTTTCCGCGAAGGGAGTCTAGAGCGTCGGACTGAGACATGACTAAAGTGTCAGACGATGCGTTGGACAGGGCAGTCCGTAGGCTGCCGTCCCGAGTGGATGTAGATGGCTGGGTAGATAAAGCTGTTCTAGAACGCTTCCGTGGTGTTGAGGGACAGAAAGGAACCTGATTTCCTGACGTAACGTCTGTATGGGAATGACGGGCAAGCTGCTCACTCACTCTGATGGTGTCGTCGGGATATATGGGAGCAGAGTAGttcgaggagaaggagctgctTGGGGTCAAGTCTGGGGTAGCCTCCGTTTGCACTGATCCAAACGACCCTTGGCTATAATGGCTGGGCTGGTCCCAAGGTTGCGGTGAAATTTGTTGAAGAGCTAGCTGGTGTTCAAGTTCGACCACCGACAGTGTTGACCGATTGATATTAGTACGAGATCTCGCTGTTTCCCCACGAACCGTAACTGGGAACGGAAGCTCTTTTCCAGGGTTCACGGTGGATAGCATATAATAC is a window from the Aspergillus oryzae RIB40 DNA, chromosome 6 genome containing:
- a CDS encoding SD08430p (acetyl-CoA transporter); amino-acid sequence: MNSNIEMRKRDTSIESTSSAQASRIMSRSSFSLDHDPPVTPQTPGLTTTSFSNLPRSDKRNFLLLCVLYFLQGVPMGLATGSVPFLLKPYLSYGQIGVFSLASYPYSLKLLWSPIVDAVWSRRFGRRKSWITPVQVIAGLAMIYMGGRIGDMMVQAGANGGAGVWNFTYWWFLLVFFCATQDIAVDGWAITLMSPPNISYASTAQTVGLTAGHFLSYTVFLAFNSQDFANRWFRSIPGEGGLLSLGTYLTFWGWAYLVVTTCLAIMKKEDKTHDRDSISDVYKSMWSVLKLKNVQTIILVHLIAKIGFQANDGVTSLKLLDKGFGQDNMALVVLIDFPFEIGLGYYAGKWSTEYTPMRLWCWAFMGRLAAAVLAQLTVMIYPSGSEVPFWYMLTVIGEHVLSTFMNTVMFVAVSAFHARISDPAIGGTYMTLLATVSNLGGTFPRYFILKLVDMFTEATCIPPSVPPAADQLKGELVTAPFSCALEPDKNRCTNGGGSCQTIHDGYYTTNILCVLIGTVTFFMFIRPAVLKLQGLPLRAWRLSPNSRQ
- a CDS encoding uncharacterized protein (predicted protein) yields the protein MAGRSPTRLLFTLATPSLLVGYGTHVWLNSLEARYPPIAPDRTSTELLRTPANSTTQHVPHIDIYAARIRLRDLQARTNNPTEKPTKQDLNIAWAQSLLNCSILRLEAKVIGLFSKGKFNPGDLGTTPAGFSPDPETGAPRELLNGAMTVIRQPVRDEPLLVKWEIPDGPRRFFEMIARWGYPWRLMTGGRHEMSVEGPFDGEGDEEGLGPFVEVRFASAHTYEIVPEEGGLLQQKTIPKWVGRLHRGYARFLLDTAVKELVEGTK
- a CDS encoding uncharacterized protein (permease of the major facilitator superfamily), with the protein product MSGLCRTVQVKAITMSWPTVNALGRMIQFLADCCNQVRDVYQSCYREHIKWKADSSDEFQGTRNHIFDDSDAAEYWANVYEKAQYEGRHRFDPSFTWTPEEEKKLVRKVDLRIMFWAWLMFCSLDLNRRNINRAITDDMLPELGMNTNDFNYGQTIFLVTFLAAELPSGLISKKVGPDRWIPFIIVCWSSISAAQVALSNRAGYFACRALLGLLMGGFIPDIVLWLSYFYKGRELPIRLSWFWTAISTCNIVGSLLAAGILQMRGLRGWSGWQWLFLIEGLVTAIIGVLSWGLMPPGPCQTKSWFRGKDGWFSEREELILVNRLLRDDPSKGDMNNRQAVGPVALIKCLKDFDLWPLYLLGLLIYIPPQPHANYLSYILRRLGFSTFHANLLAIPSQFMFAVNLLIITRISDKLNERSIVASTSNIWILPCLIALVALPESASTWTRYAISTVLLSYPYCHAILVGWNARISNTVRTRAVGAALYNMCVQAGNIIGSNIFREDDSPLYRRGNKILLAICSFNVVLFYAVKAYYVWRNKTRERKWESMSEEERSDYLLTTTDEGVKRLDFRFVH
- a CDS encoding uncharacterized protein (predicted protein); translation: MSQSDALDSLRGKPLPSLPAVARNANTLANRRAQIVVGKPPIEASMISPPCRINPVTMEPHTTRFDEAMFIPANDCPSPVPSPGSNSPSMEKPPPFGRDRPSTSTSEVVCEQSVWESDSDTEDTDPKSRSRKPMDTLKKVRSRVHLRMAKSAPKLQNSSNSPQALEKFPTTPDKPPEERHPAPMRSIGKSRFAPDKFQSAHQTVRIVAPSTTSLVPPRTPRSRRNSKDERPNFDIDRSTAAAMQAKSRRKPHSNSPQSSLSSEGGKIRTLCREDRSDKALQSLTPLRQPLYKRVWESLRVLGCHGDMPPPRPRKAM